Proteins encoded by one window of uncultured Celeribacter sp.:
- a CDS encoding PAS-domain containing protein, which translates to MTRPSDFVLNPADTPERSREKLLKIVDVLMSQTEQRSNEHSAAYAQFQRAAMFEEQVRQRTVDLEYALDLLNVSNARLAEANRDLDTARRNLANAIETVQDGFALFDSDDVLVMYNSRFASFLPDVREALHEGIGFADYAELVGKSKHLDLTETDTAYAWAERRVERHRDRHVVFNIHVDGDRWIQISEQRTPDDGTVILQTDVSDLVMTERETRGRMLDDQAQMIRATLEHVSLGVCIFDKDARLAGFNQRLGYLMGLPMSFMRIGARFDTMYQRAETALTLNDGMTPEALLTWVYGQAPRVPISFELKHVDNRVLVVSAEDLPDGGFVMSVTDVTAERQAVEDLTRANETLEARVMSRTLDLEDALGRAERANAARSRFVAAASHDLLQPLSAAKLFVASAEDDVTSPLARETLAKAQNALASVENILSALLDISKLEAGRKALDIMPVPLAPMLMQLREEYLPAARAKGIDLRVLRTDKIVESDPTYLRRILQNLMSNAIRYTEEGRVLVGARHKPNGRVRLEVRDTGPGIPEASQQAIFQEFHRLGTSASASVGMGLGLAIVDRACAQLGHPIHLHSELGKGTVFGIDLAVTRHLAAQNINSFQSAPAAPDQAFGLIALLVENDADVRRAMTLLLEKWGLAVVAVESGEEALSLVAELDVVPDLMLVDYQLGDGIDGIEVIRQMRGLYGPIPARLVTANRSPEVVRHSSGAGIKILYKPIAPQDLERFVMAPQDEG; encoded by the coding sequence ATGACCCGCCCGTCCGATTTTGTCCTGAACCCCGCCGATACCCCGGAGCGGTCGCGCGAAAAACTGTTGAAAATCGTCGATGTGCTGATGAGCCAGACGGAACAACGCTCGAATGAACATAGCGCCGCCTATGCCCAGTTTCAGCGCGCCGCCATGTTCGAGGAACAGGTCCGGCAGCGCACCGTCGATCTGGAATATGCGCTCGATCTGCTCAACGTCTCGAACGCCCGGCTGGCCGAGGCGAACCGCGATCTCGACACCGCGCGGCGCAACCTCGCCAATGCCATCGAGACGGTGCAGGACGGCTTTGCCTTGTTCGATTCAGACGATGTGTTGGTCATGTATAACTCGCGCTTTGCGAGTTTCCTGCCGGACGTGCGCGAAGCCCTTCATGAGGGGATCGGCTTTGCGGATTATGCCGAATTGGTCGGCAAGTCCAAACATCTCGATCTGACCGAAACGGATACGGCCTACGCCTGGGCCGAACGTCGTGTCGAACGGCACCGGGACCGGCATGTGGTGTTCAACATTCATGTGGATGGCGACCGTTGGATCCAGATTTCCGAACAGCGCACGCCTGACGATGGCACGGTGATCTTGCAGACCGATGTCTCCGATCTGGTGATGACCGAACGCGAGACCCGAGGGCGGATGCTGGACGATCAGGCCCAGATGATCCGTGCAACTTTGGAGCATGTCTCCCTGGGTGTATGCATCTTTGACAAGGACGCGCGGCTTGCGGGCTTTAATCAACGTCTTGGCTATCTGATGGGCTTGCCGATGTCCTTTATGCGGATCGGCGCGCGGTTCGACACCATGTATCAGCGGGCAGAAACGGCCTTGACCCTGAACGACGGAATGACGCCCGAGGCCTTGCTCACCTGGGTCTACGGTCAGGCCCCGCGTGTGCCGATCAGCTTCGAGCTCAAACATGTCGACAACCGCGTGTTGGTGGTCTCTGCCGAGGACCTGCCCGATGGCGGCTTCGTGATGTCCGTCACCGATGTGACGGCCGAGCGTCAGGCGGTGGAGGACCTCACGCGCGCCAACGAGACGCTCGAGGCGCGGGTGATGAGCCGGACGCTCGATCTTGAGGATGCGCTGGGCCGGGCGGAACGCGCCAATGCCGCGCGCTCGCGTTTTGTCGCCGCCGCCAGTCACGACCTGTTGCAGCCCCTGTCCGCCGCCAAGCTGTTTGTCGCCTCCGCCGAGGACGATGTGACAAGCCCGCTGGCGCGTGAAACCCTTGCCAAGGCGCAAAACGCGCTGGCGAGTGTCGAAAACATCCTCTCCGCGCTGCTCGATATTTCCAAATTAGAGGCCGGGCGCAAGGCGCTCGACATCATGCCGGTGCCCTTGGCGCCGATGCTGATGCAATTGCGCGAAGAATACCTGCCCGCCGCGCGCGCCAAGGGCATCGACTTGCGCGTTCTGCGCACCGATAAGATCGTCGAAAGCGACCCGACGTACCTCAGGCGGATTTTGCAGAACCTGATGTCCAACGCGATCCGCTACACCGAGGAGGGCCGAGTTTTGGTGGGCGCACGGCACAAGCCGAACGGGCGTGTGCGTCTTGAGGTGCGCGACACCGGACCGGGCATCCCCGAAGCCTCGCAACAGGCGATTTTTCAGGAATTTCATCGGCTTGGCACCTCGGCTTCGGCCTCTGTCGGCATGGGGCTTGGGCTTGCCATTGTCGACCGCGCCTGTGCTCAATTGGGCCATCCCATTCATCTTCATAGCGAGCTGGGCAAGGGCACAGTGTTCGGCATCGATCTCGCCGTGACCCGGCATCTGGCGGCGCAAAACATCAACAGTTTCCAATCCGCCCCCGCGGCCCCGGATCAGGCCTTTGGACTGATCGCGCTTTTGGTGGAAAACGACGCCGATGTGCGCCGCGCCATGACGCTCTTGCTCGAAAAATGGGGGCTTGCGGTGGTGGCGGTGGAAAGCGGCGAGGAGGCTCTGTCTCTCGTTGCGGAGTTGGATGTGGTGCCCGATCTCATGCTGGTCGATTATCAGCTCGGAGACGGCATCGACGGCATCGAGGTGATCCGCCAGATGCGAGGTCTCTACGGTCCCATTCCGGCCCGTCTGGTGACGGCGAACCGCTCCCCCGAGGTGGTGCGGCACAGTTCCGGCGCTGGCATCAAAATCCTCTATAAACCCATCGCGCCGCAGGACCTTGAGCGCTTTGTCATGGCGCCGCAGGACGAGGGGTGA